A region from the Polaribacter sp. Hel1_33_78 genome encodes:
- a CDS encoding exopolysaccharide biosynthesis polyprenyl glycosylphosphotransferase: MNKRYSYLIKPLQIFLDVFILNFITYILYDKEYLYFGLYITLFWLFESYFFGFYNVYRYTRPLRLLSILVKQFLIFILGYFAYFGVFREGIAVHNQFSILIFIITGISLIKFSWLFLLKRYRSLGNNARTTVVVGFDGSSKNIIKLFKSKSNLGYKFLGFFSSKIYKDNDYLGYIETVFAYATNNLVDEIYCSLTSLSKDQINKIKKFAIEKEIIVKLIPNSNELYSKNQIIEYYDDALLVLNVKKLPFEFAENFYVKRIFDIVFSLFVCVFLLSWLWPLLWIVVKLESKGPLLFKQKREGINVEKFVCYKFRSMRMNNLSHKVHATKNDNRVTKIGSFLRKTSMDELPQFINVLLGDMSVVGPRPHLESLSLEYQKDVKDYLKRHIVKPGITGLAQISGYRGEVKKKSDIKNRVRLDIFYIENWSFLLDLKIIIKTVLNVFKGDEKAY; the protein is encoded by the coding sequence TTGAATAAAAGATACTCATATTTAATAAAACCATTACAGATTTTTTTGGATGTTTTTATTCTTAATTTTATTACTTATATATTATATGATAAAGAGTATTTATATTTTGGATTATATATTACTTTATTTTGGCTTTTTGAAAGTTATTTCTTTGGTTTCTATAATGTATATAGATATACAAGACCTCTGAGGTTATTGAGTATTTTAGTTAAACAATTCTTAATTTTTATTCTTGGATATTTTGCGTATTTCGGTGTTTTTAGAGAAGGGATCGCAGTTCATAATCAGTTCTCAATTTTAATTTTTATTATTACAGGTATTTCTTTAATAAAGTTTTCATGGCTTTTCTTATTAAAAAGATACAGGTCATTGGGCAATAACGCTAGAACTACAGTTGTTGTTGGCTTCGATGGCTCTTCAAAAAATATTATTAAACTTTTTAAAAGTAAATCTAATTTAGGATATAAGTTCTTGGGTTTTTTTTCGAGTAAAATTTATAAGGACAATGATTATTTAGGATATATAGAAACTGTTTTCGCATATGCTACAAATAATTTGGTTGATGAAATTTATTGTTCATTAACCTCTCTAAGTAAAGATCAAATAAATAAAATAAAAAAGTTTGCAATTGAAAAAGAGATTATTGTAAAGTTAATTCCAAATTCGAATGAGTTATACAGCAAAAATCAAATTATAGAGTATTATGATGATGCTTTACTGGTTTTAAATGTCAAGAAATTACCATTTGAGTTTGCAGAAAATTTTTATGTCAAGAGAATTTTTGATATTGTATTTTCTTTATTCGTATGTGTTTTTTTGCTTTCTTGGTTATGGCCACTTCTATGGATAGTGGTTAAGTTAGAATCAAAAGGGCCTTTACTTTTTAAACAAAAAAGAGAAGGAATAAATGTAGAAAAGTTTGTTTGTTACAAATTTAGATCAATGAGAATGAATAACCTTTCTCATAAAGTTCATGCTACAAAAAATGATAATAGAGTAACTAAAATAGGTTCTTTTTTAAGAAAAACAAGCATGGATGAATTACCACAATTTATAAATGTTTTATTAGGAGACATGAGTGTAGTTGGTCCCAGACCTCATTTAGAAAGCCTGTCTTTAGAATATCAAAAAGATGTTAAGGATTATCTAAAAAGACATATTGTAAAACCAGGGATTACTGGTTTAGCACAAATAAGTGGTTATAGAGGAGAAGTAAAAAAGAAGTCGGATATTAAAAACCGAGTGCGTTTAGATATTTTTTATATAGAAAACTGGTCTTTTTTGTTAGATCTTAAGATTATTATTAAAACCGTTTTAAATGTTTTTAAAGGAGATGAAAAAGCATATTAA
- a CDS encoding glycosyltransferase, whose amino-acid sequence MVKILHISRPVAGVGVYISLLSKYINSNQFSNAIICNTNEKIIAINNDLDLKIDHFHCNIKREIRLVNDLKCLIKIYKIVKQLKPNIIHCHSAKSGILGRLVGFLTKTKTIYTPHAYSYLSAESKKQQFILKNIERFFSLLPSTTIACSASEYKRALVDLKIPKEKIALWNNSIENKILLSTSNFLTKLPKEYICSIGRPSFQKNTELLVEAVTKIKNTHNNIHLVILGVGFYSPTLEKIEKSILDNNLSENITLIPWLKRDESLAILNKSLVYVSSSRYEGLPYSVIEALSLSKPCVLTNVDGNKDLIKNNYNGFLVKQDANQMAESISKILDDIVLRKRMAKNSRIEFENLYDIKKNIKTLENLYFQKIK is encoded by the coding sequence ATGGTAAAAATTCTTCATATTTCTAGACCGGTAGCTGGCGTGGGTGTTTATATTTCTTTACTATCCAAGTACATTAATAGTAACCAATTTTCTAATGCAATAATATGCAATACTAATGAAAAAATTATTGCAATTAACAATGATTTAGATCTAAAAATAGATCATTTTCATTGTAATATTAAAAGAGAGATTCGTCTTGTTAACGATCTAAAATGTTTAATTAAAATATATAAAATAGTTAAACAACTAAAACCAAACATTATCCATTGTCATAGTGCAAAAAGTGGTATTTTAGGAAGATTAGTTGGGTTTTTAACTAAAACTAAGACTATTTATACACCACATGCTTATTCATATTTAAGCGCAGAATCTAAAAAACAACAATTTATTTTAAAAAACATCGAAAGATTTTTTAGTCTTTTGCCTTCAACGACTATAGCTTGTTCAGCTTCTGAATACAAAAGAGCTTTAGTTGATTTAAAAATACCAAAAGAAAAAATAGCTCTTTGGAACAACTCAATTGAGAATAAAATTTTATTATCTACGAGTAATTTTTTAACTAAACTTCCAAAAGAATATATTTGTTCTATTGGAAGGCCATCTTTTCAAAAAAATACAGAATTATTAGTTGAAGCTGTAACTAAAATAAAAAATACACACAACAATATACATTTGGTAATTTTAGGAGTTGGTTTTTATTCTCCAACATTAGAAAAAATTGAAAAGAGTATTTTAGATAATAATCTTTCTGAAAATATTACACTAATACCTTGGCTAAAAAGAGACGAGAGTTTAGCAATACTCAATAAAAGTTTAGTATATGTTTCTTCGTCAAGATATGAGGGGTTGCCATATTCGGTTATAGAAGCTTTGTCTTTAAGTAAACCATGTGTTTTAACTAATGTAGATGGTAATAAAGATTTGATAAAAAATAACTATAATGGCTTTTTGGTTAAACAAGATGCAAATCAAATGGCAGAAAGTATAAGTAAAATTTTAGATGACATTGTTTTAAGAAAAAGAATGGCGAAAAATTCAAGAATAGAATTTGAAAATTTATATGATATTAAAAAAAATATAAAAACATTAGAAAACTTATATTTTCAAAAAATAAAATAA
- a CDS encoding glycosyltransferase family 1 protein, which yields MNKNKLNTYDVKQFGSFKGHLWEQIDLINFLKKNNNPILLNFGGIGPVYYKNKITYVHDLAFKYYPETFSYLFQKAYNIFVPISARNALRVITVSNYVKKDIETHFKINNTEVVYCAQSNHFKNLSLKREKIILAVSSLDPRKNFNRIINAYQQLDTDYKLYFVGAKSKSFSEININKESANENIIFTGYLNDNDLIKLYNRASIFIYASLFEGFGMPPLEAQACGCPCIVSNKTSLPEVYLDSVEYCEPESIESIKDKLEFLINNKERRDELVKKGHKNTSRFSWDMSAKKLTSIIELEV from the coding sequence ATGAATAAAAACAAGCTAAATACTTACGATGTAAAACAATTTGGAAGCTTTAAAGGTCATTTATGGGAACAAATAGATCTAATTAATTTTTTAAAAAAGAACAATAACCCAATTCTTCTTAATTTTGGTGGTATTGGTCCTGTATATTATAAAAATAAAATCACCTATGTTCATGACTTAGCTTTTAAATATTATCCTGAAACTTTCTCATACCTATTTCAAAAGGCATATAATATTTTTGTGCCTATATCAGCAAGAAATGCGCTAAGAGTTATAACCGTTAGTAATTATGTGAAAAAAGATATCGAGACGCATTTTAAGATAAATAATACTGAGGTTGTCTACTGTGCTCAAAGCAATCATTTTAAAAATTTAAGCTTAAAACGAGAAAAAATAATTTTAGCAGTTTCTTCACTTGATCCAAGAAAAAATTTTAATCGCATAATTAACGCTTATCAACAATTAGACACCGATTATAAACTATATTTTGTGGGAGCAAAATCAAAGTCTTTTTCCGAAATAAATATAAACAAAGAATCAGCTAATGAAAATATTATATTTACTGGTTATTTAAACGATAATGATTTAATAAAGCTTTATAATCGTGCATCTATTTTTATATATGCTTCTTTATTTGAAGGTTTTGGAATGCCTCCTCTTGAGGCTCAAGCTTGTGGATGTCCGTGTATCGTTTCTAATAAAACTTCTTTACCAGAAGTATACCTTGATTCTGTCGAATATTGCGAACCAGAGTCTATTGAGAGCATTAAAGATAAACTTGAATTCCTTATAAATAATAAAGAAAGAAGAGATGAACTAGTAAAAAAAGGCCACAAAAACACCTCTAGATTTAGTTGGGATATGTCCGCAAAAAAACTAACATCAATTATAGAGTTAGAAGTTTAA
- a CDS encoding O-antigen ligase → MKGKLNKTFIYLTFILGCFPILTFGMRSILTIVWSVLGIYMFFLSKKKLKLSLDILIFIFPYVLISLSLLYSTNIEYGGGVLLKMLSFLIFPIIFYLNKDYFSEKKVHKILDFFSVSVLILIIFQVTQVLINFDFISSTITLQEIKSNGYGHINEIASDKIDQIKLRRFRNFIIKISNTHTTYQGLWICLTIFYLGVKSFVSEKKVVKIISIVLIAIFILWLYLISARMPFIALIVSLVLFIVIFSKLPLKKKVQVSLIPFFVLVGLLSFKNPFSTRVKEYYNTGFSVLGETSRARDFNSSNVRNGVYYCDVKLIKEAPFLGVGLGDIQDELDKCYKFSLGAKVYTWHIYNSHNQYAFFCIASGVLGLMSFLSLILINFFNSYKNKNVLLFYITSITTLVFFTENLLQRSDGLFFYSFFISLLFFNKLKKSRLNF, encoded by the coding sequence ATGAAAGGGAAATTAAATAAAACTTTTATTTATCTAACTTTTATACTGGGATGCTTTCCTATTCTTACTTTTGGAATGAGAAGTATATTAACCATAGTATGGAGTGTTTTAGGGATATACATGTTTTTTTTATCTAAAAAGAAACTTAAGCTAAGTCTAGATATTTTAATATTTATATTTCCTTATGTATTAATTTCATTATCTCTTTTATATTCAACAAATATAGAATATGGGGGAGGAGTATTATTAAAAATGCTTTCTTTTTTAATTTTCCCAATAATTTTTTATTTAAATAAAGATTATTTTTCTGAAAAAAAGGTTCATAAAATTTTAGATTTCTTTTCTGTTTCTGTTCTAATTCTAATAATATTCCAGGTAACACAGGTTCTAATTAATTTTGACTTTATATCATCAACTATAACTCTACAAGAAATAAAATCAAATGGATATGGTCATATAAATGAAATAGCCTCAGATAAAATAGATCAAATAAAGTTAAGAAGATTCCGGAATTTTATAATAAAAATCTCAAATACTCATACTACATATCAAGGCCTTTGGATTTGTTTAACAATCTTTTATCTTGGTGTAAAGTCGTTTGTTTCAGAAAAAAAAGTTGTAAAAATTATTAGCATAGTTTTAATTGCAATTTTTATTCTATGGCTTTATCTAATTTCTGCAAGAATGCCTTTTATAGCACTTATTGTTTCTTTAGTTTTATTCATTGTAATTTTCTCTAAACTACCATTAAAGAAAAAAGTACAGGTATCACTAATTCCGTTTTTTGTTTTAGTAGGTTTATTATCATTTAAGAATCCGTTTTCTACGAGAGTTAAAGAGTATTATAATACTGGTTTTTCTGTTCTTGGTGAAACATCTCGAGCACGTGATTTTAATTCATCTAATGTAAGAAATGGAGTGTACTATTGTGATGTAAAATTAATAAAAGAAGCTCCTTTTTTAGGAGTTGGTTTAGGGGATATTCAAGATGAATTAGATAAGTGTTATAAATTTAGTCTTGGTGCAAAAGTATATACATGGCATATATATAATTCCCATAACCAATATGCCTTTTTTTGCATTGCTTCTGGTGTTCTAGGGTTAATGTCGTTTTTATCATTGATATTGATCAACTTTTTTAATTCTTATAAGAATAAAAATGTTTTATTATTTTATATAACAAGTATTACGACTTTAGTGTTTTTTACAGAAAACCTTTTACAAAGATCAGATGGCCTATTTTTTTATAGTTTTTTTATAAGTTTGTTATTCTTTAATAAACTAAAAAAAAGTAGATTAAACTTCTAA
- a CDS encoding glycosyltransferase family 4 protein, protein MKIAIINTLYAPNKVGGAEKSVQALAENFSALGNDIIVICLGKEDVSYKLNGVTIYTVKIKNDYWPFDTANKSSFEKLKWHLKDASNNKYNDFLHNLFLSYKPDVLFTNNISGFSTKVWRTASNLNIKIVHTLRDYYLQCPKTTKFKGNLNCLTLCNDCKLLSLPKKKDSSKINYLIGISNYILNDHIDKGYFNGVENEVIFNGFEIPEKKIPEKKNTNTFGFIGQVNESKGIELILESFSKISSSSWRFLIAGAVDEKYLKQLNKINSSVQIEYLGYMDSSKFFEMIDVLIVPSLWNEPFGRVVLESIINKKPVIASDKGGIPEILSNNKQFIFSPKVNELTVLLEKIIANSNFLDEFKFENKYLEKFTIKNTVQKYLEVFNKIIRD, encoded by the coding sequence ATGAAGATCGCAATTATAAATACATTATATGCACCAAATAAAGTTGGTGGAGCAGAAAAATCTGTACAAGCATTAGCAGAAAATTTTTCTGCTTTAGGTAATGATATTATTGTAATATGCCTTGGCAAAGAAGATGTTAGTTATAAGTTAAATGGGGTAACCATTTATACTGTTAAAATTAAAAATGACTATTGGCCATTTGATACTGCTAATAAAAGTTCTTTTGAAAAATTGAAATGGCATTTAAAAGACGCAAGTAATAATAAATATAATGATTTTTTACACAATCTATTTTTAAGTTATAAACCTGATGTTTTATTTACTAATAATATTAGTGGTTTTTCTACTAAAGTTTGGAGAACTGCATCTAATCTGAATATAAAAATAGTTCATACTCTAAGAGATTATTATTTACAGTGCCCTAAAACAACAAAATTCAAGGGTAATTTAAATTGTTTAACCCTTTGTAATGATTGTAAATTACTGTCTTTACCAAAGAAAAAAGATTCTTCTAAAATTAATTATTTAATTGGGATTAGTAATTATATATTGAATGATCATATTGATAAAGGATATTTTAATGGAGTCGAAAATGAAGTAATCTTTAATGGCTTTGAAATTCCTGAAAAAAAAATTCCTGAAAAAAAAAATACTAATACATTTGGATTTATTGGACAAGTAAATGAATCAAAAGGAATTGAATTAATTCTTGAAAGTTTTTCTAAGATATCTAGTTCTTCTTGGAGATTTTTAATTGCAGGAGCCGTTGATGAAAAATATTTAAAACAATTAAATAAAATAAATAGTAGTGTTCAAATTGAATATTTAGGATACATGGATAGTTCTAAGTTTTTCGAAATGATAGATGTTTTAATTGTACCATCATTGTGGAATGAGCCATTTGGAAGAGTAGTTCTAGAGTCAATAATAAATAAAAAGCCTGTAATAGCAAGTGATAAAGGAGGTATTCCAGAGATTTTATCAAATAATAAGCAATTTATTTTTTCTCCGAAAGTAAATGAATTGACAGTTTTATTAGAAAAAATTATAGCGAATTCAAATTTTTTAGATGAATTTAAATTTGAAAACAAATATTTAGAGAAATTTACTATTAAAAATACCGTTCAAAAATATTTAGAAGTTTTTAATAAAATAATAAGAGATTAG
- a CDS encoding glycosyltransferase — protein sequence MQITAIIVTYADRFNLLNQVIDSCFKSSVSNIVVVDNDSHENSKSQLRNLLENHKDTITVLWNTSNLGSAKAYKQGLQEANRANSCDYIWLLDDDNKPKEKALETLKKYWKKKPKDVAALLSFRPDREQYKQAVIENNPNLVLGKKNSFSGFHFKQKITKIFSKKATTDNKRIVGEIAYAPYGGMFFHKSIIDEIGYPNEDYFLYSDDHDWSYRITKANKKIYLVLNSIIDDIDTSWGLIDKKSTTFTKIKNAPSLRVYYNVRNRMLFEKNYLISNKLSYNINKFTFTLLLFCFCFRSKNFKVFKKAVNHANNNNLVKF from the coding sequence ATGCAAATAACAGCGATAATTGTTACTTATGCGGATAGATTTAATTTACTTAATCAAGTTATTGATTCTTGTTTTAAAAGTAGTGTTTCTAATATTGTAGTGGTGGATAATGATTCTCATGAAAATAGTAAGAGTCAGCTTAGAAATTTGTTAGAAAACCATAAAGATACAATAACAGTGTTATGGAATACATCTAACTTAGGTTCTGCAAAGGCATATAAACAAGGTCTGCAAGAAGCTAATAGAGCAAATAGTTGTGATTATATTTGGTTGTTAGATGATGATAATAAACCGAAAGAAAAAGCTTTAGAAACTTTAAAAAAATATTGGAAAAAAAAACCAAAAGATGTGGCTGCTTTATTATCATTTAGACCAGATCGAGAACAATATAAACAAGCTGTTATAGAAAATAATCCTAATTTAGTTTTAGGAAAGAAGAATAGCTTTTCTGGTTTTCATTTTAAACAAAAAATCACTAAAATTTTTTCTAAAAAAGCAACCACTGATAATAAGAGAATAGTTGGTGAAATTGCTTATGCTCCATATGGTGGGATGTTTTTTCATAAATCTATTATTGATGAAATAGGATATCCTAATGAAGATTATTTTTTATATTCAGATGATCATGATTGGAGTTATCGAATAACCAAGGCAAATAAAAAGATTTATTTAGTCTTAAATAGCATCATTGACGATATAGATACATCTTGGGGGTTAATAGATAAAAAAAGCACCACTTTTACAAAAATAAAAAACGCTCCTTCTCTAAGGGTATATTACAATGTTAGAAACCGAATGTTATTCGAAAAGAACTATCTTATAAGTAATAAACTAAGTTATAATATTAACAAGTTTACTTTTACTTTACTTCTATTCTGTTTTTGTTTTAGGAGTAAGAATTTTAAAGTTTTTAAGAAGGCTGTTAATCATGCTAATAATAATAACCTCGTAAAGTTTTAA
- a CDS encoding oligosaccharide flippase family protein: MINFFNKLTNLDSHTKEVFLKSSTTIIIQIIGVLARLITSIILGRILGAAGLGEVNLINQVITIVMVISMFGMDHVLVKKIAIGYSNNSSNTIGNTIFTALLVNVSIAIILTVLGVFGSGYIASFFNNTKLQIPLIIGFIVIVPQTIGSVFVSGINGYRKIWQSRLFKDFLTSLIVLLGVGLYLLFNIEITLISIILIYAIGRIITFIVATIYWKHLYRPVFTRGFIDRTMLKMAVPLLFVSATTLLASSVDILMLGWLSDTSKVGLYTVATRLVLFVAFFLQITNAAISPKIATFFANNQLKEMNIMVKQVTFWLIIIGLISTLFFLIFGKSILGFWGSEFSGAYICLIILCFGQFMNISTGCSGVLLIMCGHEKVFSYISGFFLMLNIVLNYFLIIRYHEVGAAIATTITMVGENITRVIVAKQKTGVLTTPIGLLRK, translated from the coding sequence ATGATCAATTTTTTTAATAAATTAACTAACTTAGACAGTCATACGAAAGAGGTTTTTTTAAAATCTTCTACAACGATTATTATTCAGATTATAGGTGTTTTAGCAAGATTAATTACAAGTATTATTCTTGGAAGAATTCTTGGAGCAGCTGGTTTGGGAGAAGTGAATTTAATTAACCAAGTCATCACAATTGTTATGGTCATATCCATGTTTGGTATGGATCATGTTTTGGTGAAAAAGATAGCTATAGGATATTCTAATAATAGTTCTAATACTATTGGAAATACAATCTTTACGGCATTATTAGTTAACGTTTCCATTGCAATTATATTAACAGTTTTAGGAGTTTTTGGTTCAGGATATATTGCTTCTTTTTTTAATAATACAAAACTTCAAATTCCATTAATTATTGGGTTTATTGTTATTGTTCCTCAAACGATTGGGAGTGTATTTGTTTCTGGTATTAATGGATATAGAAAGATCTGGCAAAGTAGGTTATTCAAAGACTTTTTAACTTCATTAATTGTGTTATTAGGTGTTGGTTTGTATCTTCTTTTTAATATTGAAATAACTTTAATCTCTATAATTTTAATTTATGCAATTGGTCGTATAATTACTTTTATAGTTGCAACTATTTATTGGAAGCACCTCTATAGACCGGTTTTTACGAGGGGATTTATTGATAGAACAATGCTTAAAATGGCTGTTCCTTTACTTTTTGTTTCTGCTACGACATTGCTTGCTTCCTCTGTTGATATATTAATGTTAGGTTGGTTGAGTGATACTTCTAAAGTTGGTTTATATACTGTAGCCACAAGATTAGTTTTGTTTGTTGCCTTTTTTTTACAAATTACAAATGCTGCAATTTCACCCAAAATCGCAACTTTCTTTGCTAATAATCAATTAAAGGAAATGAATATAATGGTAAAGCAAGTAACATTTTGGCTTATCATTATTGGTTTAATTTCTACATTATTTTTCTTGATATTTGGTAAATCTATTTTAGGGTTTTGGGGTAGCGAATTTTCTGGAGCTTATATTTGTTTAATAATTTTATGTTTTGGTCAGTTTATGAATATTTCTACTGGGTGTTCAGGGGTCTTATTAATTATGTGTGGTCATGAAAAAGTTTTTAGTTATATATCGGGCTTTTTTTTAATGCTAAATATTGTTTTAAATTACTTCTTAATAATTAGATATCATGAAGTTGGTGCAGCTATAGCAACAACTATAACAATGGTTGGAGAAAATATTACTCGAGTTATTGTTGCAAAACAAAAAACAGGTGTTTTAACTACACCAATAGGTTTATTGAGAAAATAA
- the rfbC gene encoding dTDP-4-dehydrorhamnose 3,5-epimerase encodes MVIRETNLEGCFIIEPAIFNYGRESFFESFNQKIFEEKTGLKVNFIQDNQSISQRGALQGLHLQKGEFAQAKLVRVIKGRVLDVAVDIRPGSKTYGEHVSIILSEKNKKQLFVPRGFAHGYSVLEDNTVFSYKCDNYYCPNHEGGIVFNDEDLNIDWVLNKEEVLLSLKDNKLMPFKELT; translated from the coding sequence ATGGTAATTAGAGAAACTAATTTAGAAGGGTGTTTTATAATTGAACCCGCAATTTTTAATTATGGAAGAGAATCTTTTTTTGAAAGTTTTAATCAAAAAATTTTTGAAGAAAAAACAGGACTAAAAGTCAACTTTATACAAGATAATCAATCAATTTCTCAAAGAGGTGCATTACAGGGTTTGCATTTACAAAAAGGGGAGTTTGCTCAGGCAAAATTAGTGCGAGTTATTAAAGGTAGGGTTTTAGATGTTGCTGTTGATATAAGGCCTGGGTCAAAAACATATGGTGAACACGTCTCAATTATTTTGTCAGAAAAAAATAAAAAACAACTATTTGTTCCAAGAGGATTTGCTCATGGATATTCTGTTTTAGAAGACAATACTGTGTTTTCTTATAAATGTGACAATTATTATTGTCCTAATCACGAAGGAGGTATTGTATTTAATGACGAAGACCTTAATATAGATTGGGTATTAAATAAGGAGGAGGTTTTGTTATCTTTAAAAGACAATAAATTAATGCCCTTTAAAGAGCTTACATAG